In Pseudomonas sp. P5_109, the genomic window CCGGCAAGCCGCCAGCGTAATAGAACTCTTCCATCAGGAAACGTCCCGACGGTTGCAGGTCGACGATGGTCGGCATACCGCGACCGATGCGGGTCCAATCGTCGAGGTCCAGCTCCACGCCGATACGTCCGGCGATGGCTTTCAAGTGGATCACCGCGTTGGTCGAACCGCCGATGGCGGCGTTGACGCGGATGGCGTTCTCGAAGGCTTCCTTGGTGAGGATCTTCGACAGCTTCAAGTCTTCGCGCACCATCTCCACGGCACGCATGCCGGACATGTGCGCCAGCACATAACGACGCGCATCCACGGCGGGGATCGCTGCGTTGTGGGGCAGGGAAGTGCCCAGTGCTTCGGCCATGCAGGCCATGGTCGAGGCGGTGCCCATGGTGTTGCAGGTGCCGGCCGAGCGGGACATGCCGCCCTCGGCCGCGAGGAAATCATCGATGCTGATGGTGCCGGCCTTGACCTGTTCGCTGAGCTGCCAGACCACGGTGCCGGAGCCGATGTCCTTGCCCTTGTGCTTGCCGTTGAGCATCGGTCCGCCGGTGACGACGATCGCGGGCACGTCGCAACTGGCGGCGCCCATCAACAAGGCCGGGGTGGTTTTGTCACAACCGGTCAGCAGCACCACGCCATCGATCGGGTTGCCGCGAATGGCTTCTTCGACGTCCATGCTCGCCAGGTTACGGGTGAGCATGGCGGTGGGGCGCAGGTTCGATTCGCCGTTGGAGAACACCGGAAATTCCACCGGGAAGCCGCCGGCCTCGATCACGCCGCGTTTGACGTGCTCGGCAATCTGGCGGAAATGCGCGTTGCACGGGGTCAGTTCCGACCAGGTGTTGCAGATGCCGATGATCGGCTTGCCATGGAACTGGTGGTCGGCGATGCCCTGATTCTTCATCCAGCTGCGGTACATGAAGCCGTTCTTGTCGGCGGTGCCAAACCATTGGGCGGAGCGCAGGGTGGGTTTCTTATCAGACATGATCGATTCTCTTATTGTATGACTATATTGTTCAAGCTGAAGCGTAACATAAGCGCAAATTGTGCTCTTTGGAAGTGTTGTTGAGTAAATAGTATTACTATATAGTCCGCTCAAACGGAGGGATGGCCCTGGCGAGTTTTTCGCGAGAGGCGTCCCCCGAGGTTCCATAACAACAACAATCGGAGACCGATCTCATGAGCCAGGAACTGCGGCTTATCCGTCGCATCACGCTGAAACTGATTCCCTTCCTGATCCTGCTGTACCTGATCGCCTATGTGGACCGCTCCGCGGTGGGCTTCGCCAAATTGCACATGGGCGCCGACATCGGCCTCGGCGATGCCGCCTACGGACTTGGCGCCGGGCTGTTCTTCATCGGCTACTTCCTGCTGGAAATTCCCAGCAACCTGATGCTCGACCGCTTTGGCGCACGCCGCTGGTTCGCACGGATCATGATCACTTGGGGCGCCATCACCATCGGCATGGCTTTCGTCCAGGGACCGAACAGCTTCTATGTGATGCGTTTCTTGCTCGGCGCCGCCGAGGCCGGGTTCTTCCCGGGCGTTCTGTACTACATCACCCAATGGTTCCCGGTGCGCCATCGCGGCAAGATCCTCGGGCTGTTCATCCTGTCGCAACCCATCGCGATGGTGATCACCGGCCCGCTGTCCGGCGGCCTGCTGGGCATGGACGGTGTGTTGGGGCTGCATGGCTGGCAGTGGCTGTTCATCGTCATCGGCTGCCCGGCGATCCTGCTGACCTGGCCGGTACTGCGCTGGTTGCCGGATGGCCCACAGCAAGTGAAGTGGATGGATCAGGCGGAAAAGGACTGGCTCAGTGGCGAGCTGAAAAAGGATCTCGATGCGTATGGCCAGACCCGTCACGGCAATCCGCTGCACGCCCTCAAGGACAAGCGCGTCCTGCTGCTGGCGCTGTTCTACCTGCCGGTGACCCTGAGCATCTATGGCCTGGGTTTGTGGCTGCCGACCTTGATCAAGCAGTTCGGCGGTAGTGACTTGGTGACCGGTTTCGTTTCCGCGGTGCCGTACATCTTCGGGATCGTCGGCCTGTTGATCATCCCGCGCAGTTCCGACCGCTTGAATGATCGCTACGGCCACTTGGCGGTGCTTTATGTACTGGGCGCGATTGGCCTGTTCCTCAGCGCCTGGCTGTCGGTGCCGGTGCTGCAACTGGCGGCGCTGTGCCTGGTGGCGTTCGCCCTGTTTTCCTGCACGGCGGTGTTCTGGACCCTGCCGGGCCGATTCTTTGCCGGTGCCAGTGCGGCGGCGGGGATCGCCTTGATCAACTCGGTGGGCAACCTCGGTGGTTACCTCGGTCCATTCGTGATCGGCGCGTTGAAGGAGTACACCGGCAATCTTGCGTCCGGCTTGTATTTCCTCTCCGGGGTGATGGTGTTCGGCCTGATTCTGACTGGCGTCGTCTATCACCTGCTGGAACGCAAACACGTCCTGCCAGCCGATGAGTTTGCGGCGAGTGCACGTGGTGCGTCCCGTACCTGATTTTGAGGTGTCACGCCGACCAAATGTGGGAGCGGGCTTGCTCGCGAAAGCACTGTGTCAGTCACCGATGATGTCGGGTAGGACGACCTCTTCGCGAGCAAGCCCGCTCCCACATTGGTTCTGCGCTGTTCTGAAGTATTGTTTACAGGAGAAAATCCATGCGTTTGGTTCAGTTCGAATTGAGTAACGGCGAACGCCGTGTCGGCGTTGTCGAAGCAGGCCTGGTGCGAGAAGTGCAGGACGCGCGCACTGTTCGCGATCTGGCATTGGCGGCGATCGAGGCGGGGGCAAGTCTTGAGCAGCAGGTGCAAGGTCTTGGCCTGGGCATCAGCCACGACTATGCCGAACTGCTGGAGCAACGACGTATCCTGCCGCCGCTGG contains:
- a CDS encoding IlvD/Edd family dehydratase, translated to MSDKKPTLRSAQWFGTADKNGFMYRSWMKNQGIADHQFHGKPIIGICNTWSELTPCNAHFRQIAEHVKRGVIEAGGFPVEFPVFSNGESNLRPTAMLTRNLASMDVEEAIRGNPIDGVVLLTGCDKTTPALLMGAASCDVPAIVVTGGPMLNGKHKGKDIGSGTVVWQLSEQVKAGTISIDDFLAAEGGMSRSAGTCNTMGTASTMACMAEALGTSLPHNAAIPAVDARRYVLAHMSGMRAVEMVREDLKLSKILTKEAFENAIRVNAAIGGSTNAVIHLKAIAGRIGVELDLDDWTRIGRGMPTIVDLQPSGRFLMEEFYYAGGLPAVLRRLGEANLIPNPNALTVNGKSIGENTREAPIYGEDEVIRTLDNPIRADGGICVLRGNLAPLGAVLKPSAATPELMQHRGRAVVFENFDMYKARINDPELDVDANSILVMKNCGPKGYPGMAEVGNMGLPAKLLAQGVTDMVRISDARMSGTAYGTVVLHVAPEAAAGGPLAAVKEGDWIELDCASGRLHLDIPDAELAARMADLQPPQNLIVGGYRQLYIDHVLQADQGCDFDFLVGCRGAEVPRHSH
- a CDS encoding MFS transporter — encoded protein: MSQELRLIRRITLKLIPFLILLYLIAYVDRSAVGFAKLHMGADIGLGDAAYGLGAGLFFIGYFLLEIPSNLMLDRFGARRWFARIMITWGAITIGMAFVQGPNSFYVMRFLLGAAEAGFFPGVLYYITQWFPVRHRGKILGLFILSQPIAMVITGPLSGGLLGMDGVLGLHGWQWLFIVIGCPAILLTWPVLRWLPDGPQQVKWMDQAEKDWLSGELKKDLDAYGQTRHGNPLHALKDKRVLLLALFYLPVTLSIYGLGLWLPTLIKQFGGSDLVTGFVSAVPYIFGIVGLLIIPRSSDRLNDRYGHLAVLYVLGAIGLFLSAWLSVPVLQLAALCLVAFALFSCTAVFWTLPGRFFAGASAAAGIALINSVGNLGGYLGPFVIGALKEYTGNLASGLYFLSGVMVFGLILTGVVYHLLERKHVLPADEFAASARGASRT